Genomic DNA from Triticum dicoccoides isolate Atlit2015 ecotype Zavitan chromosome 4B, WEW_v2.0, whole genome shotgun sequence:
ACCAAAACAGGAGAATCATCATTACCTTTTTGAACATGAGATTGTGttgttgaaattaaaattcttctaCTTGTTCTTGGTCATCCACTAAGGGAGGGTCATCAACCAAATTAATTTGTCATGGACCATCTTTGTTCTGAAAAGTCAAGACTCACACAGATCCAATGATAACAATTTGGTATCATGTAATCCTTTTATATTTAAGGAAAACAAGACCAAAACCAAATTTCCAAATGCAGGCACACCTTACTCTAAACAAACAATATTTGATAAGGTATGCTTACCATACGCAACTCAGTCCGATAAGTATAACAAAAGACATCACAATATGTACACAAATGGTTCTATTTTTTCGAAGTACACAAACTACTTGTAGAATCATATAAAAATTTATTGCATATAGTACATCAGTAGTATGAATGTAAATACAGAGAGATCATGCCAGACCGATACATCACTTTAGATACAAAGTCTACAAAATGGTAGATTTATTTACATGAAAAAGCATCGCTTTATCtacacaaaatagtacaacaataaACCCATGAAAAATATGTTTTTGTATGTAGCACCACATGAATATAACGTTGAAGCTGCACCAAGTGGTTGCGGTCCCTGTAGTGCGTTATTTTGTCGCCCTGACGTGTTTGAATCTGGCAATGGTTGTACCTGCGGATACGAGCCTTGGACGTCTGGTTGTGGCAGAGGCTGTGCGTTTGGGCCCGGTAGTGGTTGTGGCAGAGGTTGTGGTAATGGCGGTGGCTGTGGGTTTGCGTCAGGCAACGGTTGTGGCAGAGGTTGTGGCTGCGGGTTTGGGCCCGGCAGTGGTTGCGGTAAAGGCTGCGGTAATGGCTGCGGATTTGGGTCTGGCATAGGCAAAGGTTGTGGGTTTGGGTCAGGCTGCGGGTTAGGGTTTGGCAGCGGCACTGGCGGTGGTGCTGGCACCTGCTGTAATTTCCGCTGCCGCGCCTGCACGTATCCTGCACCCTCCGCTGCCACAGCAACAaaaacgaggaggaagacgatgcatATGAGGCTACAGGAAGAGTGGCAACGCATCGCCATGTCTCGCGACTATCGTGATGGTATGCAGTGGGAGATGGATGGCCAGCTGATTACTTCGACGGACACTTCGCAGCTTGGTGTTTATAGCCACGGCTAGCCAATCAACGGTAGGCGTGTGTCCATTGGCTATTAATCAGGTGTACCTAATGCTACTCCGTTAGCGTAAAGTGCAACCTATGAGTAATGCCTATGTGTATGCAATATCTCTGATTGGTACCTTGACTGTGGCTGCAACTTTTAAACCTGTACTCCATATATCTACCTGTGCTATGCGTATAAAGAAAGGTTAAGTTACAGGGATGGATTGGACGTGCTCAGCCCATATATCCCACTTTATACTTTTTCGCAACAATAGTTATCCTACCTAACTACTCTACAACTTTACTCAGCAGAGGCATGAATATGCAGATGTAGACATGTCGTCCTAAAGATCAACAAGGTCTTCAGGATATTAATTTCAAACTGTCATCTATAAGTGGTTGTCCAAAAGTAATATTCAAAATGACATCATAGCATATCATACGTTTTGAACCTTGAGCACCAAGAGATGACTTGATTGGATGAAGAGTCGCTTTTCGATTTTCTCTCATATTGCTTGCCGGCCTATATAAAGCAACTGTTGTACGGAGCTTTAATCCATTAAATACACAATAGTCAAAAAGATAACCGAGGATCCATCTGTTTGTGTTTGATGTCATGTTGAAAATTAACTGCGCGTTCGAGTACTGTTCTCTCCAGGTGGCTCATTGAAAATTTGGGTTTACTTAACGTTCCTCTCGATCGAACCATGTGTTTGTGTGTGAGTAGATGAAGTTGCAGTGTCTGTNNNNNNNNNNNNNNNNNNNNNNNNNNNNNNNNNNNNNNNNNNNNNNNNNNNNNNNNNNNNNNNNNNNNNNNNNNNNNNNNNNNNNNNNNNNNNNNNNNNNNNNNNNNNNNNNNNNNNNNNNNNNNNNNNNNNNNNNNNNNNNNNNNNNNNNNNNNNNNNNNNNNNNNNNNNNNNNNNNNNNNNNNNNNNNNNNNNNNNNNNNNTCATGTCTATCTCTCACAATAGttatcttctactccctccgttcctaaaaatTTGTCTATCTCTCACCAACTTCCAGGGGGTGTTCGACCAGATCCTCCGCACGGCGGTGGAGGCGAGTACGCGAGTCTGGCGCCGGAGAAGATGATCAGGACCGTGTTCGTGACTTCGTGTACAGCGACATGGAGTTCAATATGGCGTCTGGGAGCGCCTACGCCTACTACTACTACAGCCGGCGGGAGTCTGTTCCGTGTGGGAGACTGACTACGAGGTGATCTGCAAATAGTTCAGGGACGCTGGCTACGGCGAGGTGGTGCCCCGGATCATCTTCTGGAACCTGCGTGACTCGCAGTCGACGCTGGTGACGTCGACCCAGCCGGGGGTGGCCATGGTGAGCGGCTTCTTCAAGAACTTCCTCAAGATCTTTCTGAAGAACGACGGGGTGGTGAACCCTGAGGCCATCGCCGGCGAAGAGTACTAGAAGCTCGTCGTGTACGACTAGATCCATGCATTGTCAGTTGTCATCATCAGCTTAGTTGGTCTGTCGTGCTGTTGGATTATCTTGTTTTCAGAATTGTGAACAGCAGGCTTTGCTGTGCTTGATTAGCTTATTTTCTGAAATAAAACCAAAATCATGCTTGACTATAATTATCCAATGTATTGATCGATCATCATTTGGAGTGCATGAATTTATTGGCTGTGCCTTGTGAATTCCGAAGAGCTTAGCTGCCCATGTTGTTATTGGTTAGCATAGTCTTTTGTGCATTTGTACCTTATTACACTGTTTGCTTTCCAATGTCATTAGGAATTCTCTTGATTGCAACTGTATATACTTGCATAGAGCTGCATGTATGCACTGAATTGAATTCTGAATTCGGACCTGGTAAAAGTGgtctgaactgttgcctgttctatCATCGTGCCACTAATGCGGAAACTTACTCATCGTTCACGTGTGCATTTGGGTTTCTCTGTTTTATCACGCAGCTTTGGCAAATTCATTCTGTAGTGTAGGAACACGTTTCTAAACACAGTGTCCTTAAATGGCCTGCACATCCTCTATGCATACATGTGGTTGGTACTGTTATTAATATGTAATTGAGCCGAAGGCTGAAGCTAGATGCAGAATCTCTCTTATGTAAAAAAAAATCCATGCTGGTTAACTTCACATTTAACAGTGGAGTTACTAAAACTAAATTTTGGCGAACAGTGGTAAAATGGATATACTATGCAGTAGGCATAACTGAAGAGCTGCATGTATGCAATGAATTCAGGGTACCGCATGCCAAAACTGCAGAAACTTTTTTTTTGAGAGTCGCGCAAATACAACTTTGGCAGAGAATGGATGACTCGTATTGTCATCAgtcaggaaatgaacgaaataaacTTTGGCAGTACTACAAAGTATAAATTTTAATTATAGCTTTTCTGAAACCTCAAATGCACATTCGTTGGTAATATTTTTGACTTTTACAATTGGATATTCTATCTATACTCCCCGCAAAATAAAAGGATATTTTATCTAGACACACGTGAATttcacgtgcacgcttactagcaTATCAAAAGCTTTACAGATCAGGGCATAATTGATGTTGATTTCATATCTTGAAGTTTTTTATTCCTGTAACGAAAATATTGCTAATGCTCTGNNNNNNNNNNNNNNNNNNNNNNNNNNNNNNNNNNNNNNNNNNNNNNNNNNNNNNNNNNNNNNNNNNNNNNNNNNNNNNNNNNNNNNNNNNNNNNNNNNNNNNNNNNNNNNNNNNNNNNNNNNNNNNNNNNNNNNNNNNNNNNNNNNNNNNNNNNNNNNNNNNNNNNNNNNNNNNNNNNNNNNNNNNNNNNNNNNNNNNNNNNNNNNNNNNNNNNNNNNNNNNNNNNNNNNNNNNNNNNNNNNNNNNNNNNNNNNNNNNNNNNNNNNNNNNNNNNNNNNNNNNNNNNNNNNNNNNNNNNNNNNNNNNNNNNNNNNNNNNNNNNNNNNNNNNNNNNNNCTTCCTTATATTTTCAATGCATATATACTTTGAATTTTTATCTTTTCCTTTTTGGGTTGCCCTTAATGATCACCGCTAAGTTTGCATTGCATTTTGTGGAAGCACATGAAAATGCAGGTTTTGCTTGATGAATTGGTTGGCTTAGCACCCATGGGCTCGAGCTGAAAGGAAGTAGCCTTGTAAGGACCCAAGCCATGCAAGATATGAATAATTGTTGCCTTGGCATTATCTCTTTCTTCATGGTGTTTAGATTGTAGTGATATGATAGATGACAGCGAAATCCAGAATTTTGAGAGCTCATATGTGTGCGTAAGACCAGTAAGGGGTAGATTGCCTTTGATGCTGATCTTGTATCCACCTATAAGCGTATGAAATTAAATAGGTATGCATTGACTCATCAGGAGAGAAATTTACGTCAATGGGTTTAATCTCAATATAGTTAAGCTTTAGGCAAGTTCGCAATTTGCGAAGTACTGGATCCTACCTTGATTTAAACTGGCATAGTATATGCAAGGAATTTAAAGTAGCTATATGTGGATTAAAATTTAAACGTGTTCATATTCAAATTTTAAACTCGaataagacgtgcattgcacgtgcaagcttactagtgaTATGATAGTTCAAAAAGGTGTTTTGTTTGTTTGAGAAAAATGAACTatcaagctagcaaaaactaactaaacGGGATTGTGGATgccatttatttgccacttacatccctaggccAGGCTGAAGTCCACCAAGTAGTCCGGCTTCGTATAAAACCAAATGGGCCTTCCTACAACGAAGAACTTACAGCGCGATCGGCTCACTACACCATAGACCATCTTCTCAAGGGAAAAAAATACCATATTCTAAATAAAAAAACTTAAAAAAGGCTAAAAAACAGACCAAAATTTACTTTTTTTGCGAGTGAAAAGGATTTTTTTTCATTATAATAGGGTTGCAATCGAGAGGCAGAAGTTCCTCAATACATGATGGTCCTCTATATAGCCACACAGCAGTGGTACTCTCCGTACTACTATACGACGCCAACTGATCTGTCACCCTATTTTGCTCACGTTAATTTTCAAGGGAAAAAACTCTCTACCTTCCATAAGAAACTTGATCTCCGCTACTAAATGCCCATATGCCGATTTTGACAAGTCATTCCCCATCAAAGCCGACAATGCCTCCGAGGAGTCTGATTTTACAATAATCAGGCCTTACttaaaagaaggaagaagaaagtgCCTTCTAAAGGAATGAGTCTTTTTGGCTCTCAGGCTCCATGGAGGCCAGAATTTTTCAAATATTCAAAATTCATTTCTTAAAATTTCACAGAAAATCTAAAAATATGTATACAAGTGATGTATACTACACGTTTGTAAAATTTATTATGGAATATGCTTACAAATTAATGTACTTTATATTAAATATAGTACATGTGCTAAAAGTACGTGATTTTGTTTTATGTACCTCGCATAATAATGTATTTCACTATAAAACTATACAGACAAGTAGTATACATCCATAAACCTTTACAGACAAGCAGCACAtatagttgggccggcccagtagcgtAACGTACCTCTCTTGCGTATTTTACCggtttcctttttatttatttaccaaTTTCATGTTTCCTATAAAAAACAATtcgtttttatttttcctttttacttGACAAAAACAATTACTAATATACATAAATTATGTAGTAATAATTATTTTACTTTTTCTAGCATTTATTTTTTAATGGGAAAAGTTAAACAGGAAAAAAAACGTGCAGTTTTTTTTTCaagaaaactttcgatctattcatcaatTGTCAATATTATTTTGCGAGGGATAAGGATTTTTATTTTAGTTCGATAGGGTTACAATCAGCTATAACAAGATCTTGAACAAAATCTGGAACTCTATGCAACCAGTCCTTCAAGCTGTCCTGAATAATTCGCAAGACAATGAGCTACCCTATTTTACGACCTAGCAATCTTACTCTGTTTGAACTCCCGTTCTTCCATAAAATGTTTGATTTCCTTGACTAAGTTACCAACAGCTGAATAATTCGCAAGACAATGAGCTACCCTATTTTACGACCTAGCAATCTTACTCTGATTGAACTCCCGTTCTTCCATAAAATGTTTGATTTCCTTGACTAAGTTACCAACAGCTGATTTGGTGAGTGAATCATCTGCCATTGACGAGAGGGTGCCCAAGGAGTCTGATTGTACTATGACAGGGGAACTAGACCACTGAATGACTAGTGACATTCCTATCTTAATTGCTTGTATTTCAGCCTCCAGTGCATTGTTGCAGTAAAATAGAACCTGGCAAGATGCAAAAATTTCATCTCTCAAGATCATGCCTGCACCTGCTGACCCATCTGAAAAAAAAAACGAACCATCTACCGCATGGGCCAGCCAACCCGTCGGTGGCAAGGACCGTGGAGGCGCCGGCGCTAGACTCTTGACCGGTTGTCCCATGCCAAGGTCGACGATCAGGGTTTTGCCTTTAATGATCTGGTCCTCATAGAGGTGATG
This window encodes:
- the LOC119293178 gene encoding protein TsetseEP-like; translated protein: MAMRCHSSCSLICIVFLLVFVAVAAEGAGYVQARQRKLQQVPAPPPVPLPNPNPQPDPNPQPLPMPDPNPQPLPQPLPQPLPGPNPQPQPLPQPLPDANPQPPPLPQPLPQPLPGPNAQPLPQPDVQGSYPQVQPLPDSNTSGRQNNALQGPQPLGAASTLYSCGATYKNIFFMGLLLYYFV